In Chelmon rostratus isolate fCheRos1 chromosome 9, fCheRos1.pri, whole genome shotgun sequence, the following proteins share a genomic window:
- the LOC121611377 gene encoding ubiquitin-conjugating enzyme E2 2-like yields the protein MALKRISKELTDLSRDPPAQCSAGPVGEDMFHWQATIMGPPDSPYQGGVFFLTIHFPTDYPFKPPKVAFTTRIYHPNINSNGSICLDILRSQWSPALTISKVLLSICSLLCDPNPDDPLVPEIARIYKTDPVRYNKTAQDWTQKYAM from the exons ATGGCTTTAAAACGAATTTCCAAG GAACTAACTGATCTGTCCAGAGATCCTCCGGCTCAGTGCTCCGCCGGACCCGTCGGCGAGGACA TGTTTCATTGGCAAGCCACCATCATGGGGCCT CCCGACAGTCCCTATCAGGGCGGCGTGTTTTTCCTGACTATTCATTTCCCCACAGATTATCCCTTCAAACCACCCAAG GTCGCCTTCACAACAAGAATTTATCACCCAAATATTAACAGTAATGGCAGCATCTGCTTGGATATATTGAGATCGCAGTGGTCTCCAGCATTAACTATCTCTAAAG TCCTTTTGTCCATTTGTTCTCTGTTATGTGACCCGAACCCTGACGACCCGTTAGTGCCAGAGATCGCCCGCATCTACAAAACAGACCCCGTTAG GTACAACAAGACAGCTCAGGACTGGACTCAGAAATACGCCATGTGA